From Hippea alviniae EP5-r, the proteins below share one genomic window:
- the rd gene encoding rubredoxin, with the protein MKKYRCTVCGYIYNPEEGDPDSGIAPETPFEDIPDDWTCPICGVSKEDFEEYTEE; encoded by the coding sequence ATGAAAAAGTACCGATGTACGGTTTGTGGGTATATTTACAACCCTGAAGAAGGCGACCCAGACAGCGGAATAGCTCCTGAAACACCATTTGAAGACATACCCGATGATTGGACTTGCCCAATCTGTGGCGTATCTAAGGAAGACTTCGAAGAGTACACTGAAGAATAA